A genome region from Bacteroidia bacterium includes the following:
- a CDS encoding pyridoxine 5'-phosphate synthase has protein sequence MTNLSVNVNKIALLRNSRHINIPNVLAFALNAIDFGADGITVHPRPDGRHIRISDVWDISKNLINNEFNIEGYPTSEFIELVTEVKPAQVTLVPDPPDAFTSSFGWNLIQQNKFLLPILEHFKRHNIRTSLFLDPDLTQLKPLFDLPADRIELYTEPYAQQFSQSPEKAIFPYIEFSEKVHANGIGINAGHDLNLQNLKFLKQQIPYLAEVSIGHALVADALYFGIQQTIQRYKEQLV, from the coding sequence ATGACTAATTTAAGTGTAAATGTAAACAAAATAGCTCTTTTACGGAATAGCAGACATATTAATATACCAAACGTTTTAGCGTTTGCACTCAACGCAATAGACTTTGGGGCAGATGGAATAACGGTTCATCCCAGACCGGATGGCCGCCATATTCGTATATCAGATGTTTGGGATATTTCTAAGAACCTGATTAACAATGAGTTTAATATAGAAGGCTATCCTACATCGGAATTTATTGAATTAGTAACCGAAGTAAAACCTGCCCAAGTAACCCTTGTTCCAGACCCGCCGGATGCCTTTACAAGCTCATTCGGGTGGAATTTGATTCAGCAAAATAAATTTCTACTGCCTATTTTAGAGCATTTTAAACGACACAACATCAGAACATCATTGTTTTTAGACCCGGATTTAACTCAATTAAAACCATTATTTGATTTACCTGCTGATAGAATCGAACTTTATACCGAACCTTATGCCCAACAATTTAGCCAATCTCCTGAAAAGGCAATATTTCCGTATATTGAGTTTTCAGAAAAAGTTCATGCTAACGGTATCGGAATCAATGCCGGACACGACCTGAATTTGCAAAATCTTAAGTTTTTAAAGCAGCAAATACCCTATTTGGCGGAGGTTTCTATTGGCCACGCCCTTGTCGCAGATGCGTTATATTTCGGGATTCAACAAACTATTCAGCGATACAAAGAACAGTTAGTTTGA
- a CDS encoding histidine phosphatase family protein — protein MKEIGSGQVLYLLRHGQTTYNQLNIVQGGGIDSALNETGIEQARLFYERYKHLDWACGYASALKRTYETIQFFEQKGVSINKLPGLNELSWGEIEGLENSPEVQRKFLRVTDAWSSGQFDKSLPGGESADQVAKRAIGAIRQILAAHSYGQNILICSHGRTLRILLSVLLGYGLNKMQFFSHENTGVNILVHQGNFRFAALHLNRTEHLKN, from the coding sequence ATGAAAGAAATTGGAAGCGGGCAAGTCCTCTACCTACTTAGACATGGGCAAACGACTTACAATCAGTTAAATATAGTTCAAGGGGGCGGTATAGATTCTGCCCTAAATGAAACCGGCATAGAGCAAGCCAGATTGTTTTATGAGCGTTACAAGCATCTTGATTGGGCTTGTGGATATGCCAGCGCATTAAAGCGAACGTATGAAACAATACAGTTTTTTGAGCAAAAAGGTGTATCTATAAACAAATTACCCGGGTTGAATGAACTAAGCTGGGGTGAAATAGAAGGCTTAGAGAACTCACCGGAAGTACAGCGCAAGTTCTTGCGTGTAACAGATGCGTGGTCGAGCGGGCAGTTTGATAAAAGCCTACCCGGCGGTGAATCAGCAGACCAAGTAGCCAAAAGAGCTATTGGTGCCATTCGTCAAATCCTTGCAGCACATAGTTATGGCCAGAATATCTTGATTTGCTCACATGGGCGAACCCTACGAATCCTATTATCGGTGTTATTGGGTTATGGGCTAAATAAAATGCAATTTTTTAGCCATGAAAATACCGGAGTAAACATCTTAGTTCATCAGGGAAACTTTCGTTTTGCGGCTCTTCACCTAAACCGAACCGAACATCTGAAAAACTAA
- a CDS encoding thioredoxin fold domain-containing protein, which yields MIKRFFSLLFCSLFFVRCSNGTAQQRDGFIKNVNAKEFKTLVDAGDGITLDVRTPEEVAAGQIPNASTINFYDSDFVEKINLMNKEKEIYVYCKVGGRSAQAAEILNQNGFKKVYNLSGGINAWVGEGFQVTKSANAKDENIKQMTLAEFNTILNTDKPVLIDFHTLWCSPCKKMAPVVDKIEKQYQGKAVVQRIDVDKSKEIAKQYQVQGVPVFILFKKGKAVWKHTGIIAEETLTQQIESNL from the coding sequence ATGATTAAACGTTTTTTTTCGTTGCTGTTTTGCTCTTTATTTTTTGTACGTTGCAGTAACGGCACAGCTCAACAAAGAGATGGATTCATAAAAAATGTAAATGCCAAAGAATTCAAAACATTGGTTGATGCCGGTGATGGAATTACCTTAGACGTAAGAACTCCCGAAGAAGTTGCAGCCGGGCAAATCCCAAATGCCAGCACCATAAACTTTTATGACAGCGACTTTGTAGAAAAAATCAACTTGATGAATAAAGAAAAAGAAATCTATGTTTACTGCAAAGTTGGTGGCAGAAGTGCTCAAGCAGCCGAAATCTTAAATCAAAACGGATTCAAAAAAGTTTATAACCTATCCGGCGGAATTAACGCATGGGTAGGAGAAGGTTTTCAAGTAACTAAATCTGCCAATGCTAAAGATGAAAATATCAAGCAGATGACCTTAGCCGAATTTAACACAATTTTAAATACAGACAAACCAGTATTGATTGACTTCCACACACTTTGGTGCTCTCCATGCAAAAAAATGGCACCCGTAGTAGATAAAATCGAAAAACAATATCAAGGAAAAGCCGTCGTTCAAAGAATAGACGTAGATAAAAGTAAAGAAATTGCCAAGCAATATCAGGTTCAGGGAGTCCCTGTTTTTATCTTATTTAAAAAAGGAAAAGCCGTTTGGAAACACACCGGAATCATTGCCGAAGAAACCTTAACACAACAAATCGAAAGTAATTTATAA
- a CDS encoding nicotinate-nucleotide adenylyltransferase, whose product MTVIIGLFFGSFNPIHTGHLVIAQAMLNHAAIDQIWFVVSPQNPFKKKQSLLGERERFYMVELATENHDRMRPSNIEFQLPQPSYTIDTLAVLSDKYKSYQFALIMGSDNLENFEKWKNYEQILENYLIFVYPRPGYEVTLQHPNIQSIPAPLMEISATYIRNLIKQQKSIQFLVPEKVQQYLANQHYYAD is encoded by the coding sequence ATAACTGTGATTATAGGATTATTTTTTGGGTCATTTAACCCGATTCATACGGGGCATTTGGTAATTGCGCAGGCTATGCTAAATCACGCTGCTATTGACCAAATTTGGTTTGTAGTTTCTCCCCAAAACCCTTTCAAAAAAAAACAATCGCTTCTGGGAGAGCGGGAACGCTTCTATATGGTAGAACTTGCGACCGAAAACCATGATAGAATGAGGCCTTCTAATATTGAATTTCAGCTTCCGCAACCAAGCTATACTATTGATACATTGGCAGTTTTGTCAGATAAATACAAAAGCTATCAATTTGCTTTGATTATGGGTTCTGATAATTTAGAGAATTTTGAGAAGTGGAAAAACTATGAACAAATTTTAGAAAACTATTTGATTTTTGTTTATCCCAGACCGGGCTATGAAGTTACATTGCAGCACCCAAATATTCAAAGTATTCCGGCACCTTTGATGGAAATATCAGCTACTTATATTCGGAATCTTATTAAGCAACAAAAATCTATTCAATTTTTAGTTCCCGAAAAAGTACAGCAATACCTTGCAAACCAACATTATTATGCGGATTAA
- the pssA gene encoding CDP-diacylglycerol--serine O-phosphatidyltransferase produces the protein MRIKSHIPNLLTSCNLLSGCLSVVSSFNGNPDVAFYWILAGLAFDFADGFVARLLSVSSSIGKELDSLADCITFGLAPACFLIPPLKSSVLVAHFPFIIYFPFIITVFSAIRLAKFNIDTRQSDSFIGLPTPANALFCFSLPEVFEKIAQYVKVDFAWVIPILIFQSYLMNAELPLLALKFKHFSWKGNETRYGLIFISIVSILLAGKMAIPVIILAYVLLSAISSLRTAK, from the coding sequence ATGCGGATTAAAAGCCATATTCCCAACTTATTGACTTCCTGTAATTTACTAAGCGGCTGTTTGTCTGTTGTAAGTTCTTTCAATGGAAATCCGGATGTTGCTTTTTATTGGATATTGGCGGGTTTAGCATTTGATTTTGCAGATGGTTTTGTAGCGCGCTTATTATCAGTAAGTTCCTCGATTGGGAAAGAATTAGATTCATTAGCAGATTGTATTACCTTTGGGTTAGCTCCCGCTTGTTTTTTGATACCACCGTTAAAAAGTAGTGTCCTTGTAGCTCATTTTCCGTTTATCATTTATTTTCCGTTTATCATTACTGTATTTTCAGCTATACGATTGGCAAAGTTTAATATAGATACTCGGCAGTCAGATTCTTTCATAGGATTACCAACTCCGGCAAATGCTTTGTTTTGCTTTTCTTTACCGGAGGTTTTTGAAAAAATAGCCCAATATGTAAAAGTTGATTTTGCTTGGGTAATCCCAATCCTTATTTTTCAATCCTATTTGATGAATGCAGAATTACCGTTATTGGCATTAAAATTCAAACATTTTAGCTGGAAAGGAAATGAAACCCGCTACGGCTTGATTTTTATATCAATAGTTTCAATATTATTAGCTGGGAAAATGGCTATTCCGGTTATTATTTTGGCTTACGTACTGTTATCTGCTATTAGTTCGTTGCGAACGGCAAAATAA
- the nadE gene encoding NAD(+) synthase, with product MKFLKIAGSCVNQTPLDWSGNTRRLIQAIQEARNQDVDILCLPELAISGYGCEDTFFSHFLIEQAERELLKIASVCNNIVVSVGLPIVHENCLFNAVCLIQNCQILGFVAKQDLAGDGIHYEPRWFKPWDANIVTKHQIAGDSYPLGDLVFEIDGVRIGFEICEDAWNGVRPAQKHYLNNVDIILNPSASHFAFGKTAIREKLVTEASRSYCCTYVYSNLLGNESGRVIYDGEILISQNGSLLARNNRFSFQEFQILSTVVDVIGIRKFRKKSFNFKPNLNISLIQGNAPLESKKYRFDINNQKDYSVSFETKEEEFYRAEILALFDYMRKSYSRGYVLSLSGGADSSVCAVLIAKMIEEARKELGDAVFFERIKYCRLATDKPLIQQLFLCVYQATQNSSDQTLQSAYELASGLEAEFYNWSIQPQLDNYHKMVEDSYGRKLNWKDDDITLQNIQARVRAPGIWMMANLRSALLLATSNRSEAAVGYATMDGDTCGGLAPLGGIDKAFLIQWLKWAEESLKIPQLHYVNSLQPTAELRPAEMTQTDESDLMPYPILNLIERHAIRDYKSPAEVFYALRGITNDNTLKNYIRKFFTLWARNQWKRERYAPSFHLDDKNLDPKTWCRFPILSSSFVEELNTLDNLI from the coding sequence ATGAAATTTTTGAAAATAGCCGGTTCATGCGTTAATCAAACTCCATTAGATTGGTCAGGAAATACTCGGAGGTTAATTCAGGCTATACAAGAGGCTCGAAATCAAGATGTTGATATTCTTTGTTTGCCGGAGTTAGCAATCTCTGGATATGGATGTGAAGATACTTTTTTTTCCCATTTTCTGATAGAACAAGCGGAGCGTGAGCTTCTTAAAATTGCATCTGTTTGTAATAATATTGTTGTTAGCGTTGGGTTACCAATTGTTCATGAGAACTGCTTGTTTAATGCAGTTTGTTTGATTCAAAATTGCCAGATACTGGGTTTTGTGGCGAAACAAGATTTAGCGGGGGATGGAATCCACTATGAACCCCGTTGGTTTAAACCATGGGATGCTAACATTGTTACCAAACATCAAATTGCCGGAGACAGCTACCCGCTTGGAGACTTAGTGTTTGAGATAGACGGAGTTAGAATTGGTTTTGAAATATGTGAAGATGCGTGGAACGGTGTGCGCCCGGCACAAAAACATTATCTAAACAATGTAGATATTATTTTGAACCCAAGTGCCTCTCACTTTGCATTTGGAAAAACGGCTATTCGGGAAAAATTAGTTACAGAAGCCTCCCGATCTTATTGCTGTACTTATGTTTATAGCAATCTTTTGGGCAATGAATCGGGAAGGGTTATCTATGATGGCGAAATTTTAATTAGCCAAAATGGAAGTTTATTAGCCAGAAACAACCGTTTTTCTTTTCAAGAATTTCAAATATTATCAACTGTCGTAGATGTTATTGGAATCAGAAAATTCCGCAAAAAGTCATTTAACTTTAAACCAAATCTAAATATCTCGTTAATACAGGGAAATGCTCCACTTGAAAGTAAAAAATATCGTTTTGATATAAATAACCAAAAAGATTATTCTGTATCCTTTGAAACTAAGGAAGAGGAATTTTATCGTGCCGAGATATTAGCCCTCTTTGACTATATGCGGAAAAGCTATAGCCGTGGTTATGTGTTGTCTTTATCCGGTGGGGCAGATTCAAGCGTTTGTGCCGTTTTGATAGCTAAAATGATAGAAGAAGCCCGAAAAGAATTAGGAGATGCCGTTTTTTTTGAACGCATCAAATATTGCCGTTTAGCTACTGATAAACCATTGATACAGCAATTATTTTTGTGTGTTTACCAAGCCACCCAAAATAGCAGCGACCAGACACTTCAAAGTGCATACGAATTAGCCTCAGGCTTAGAAGCCGAATTTTACAACTGGAGCATTCAGCCTCAATTAGATAACTACCACAAAATGGTAGAAGATAGTTATGGCAGAAAGCTAAACTGGAAAGATGACGATATTACGCTGCAAAATATACAAGCTCGTGTACGTGCACCCGGTATCTGGATGATGGCAAATTTAAGGTCTGCCTTGTTGTTAGCCACCAGTAATCGTTCCGAAGCCGCAGTAGGGTACGCAACTATGGACGGCGACACCTGCGGCGGATTAGCACCACTCGGCGGAATTGATAAAGCATTTCTTATCCAGTGGCTAAAATGGGCAGAAGAATCACTCAAAATCCCACAGCTACACTACGTAAACTCTCTACAACCTACCGCTGAACTAAGACCCGCCGAAATGACCCAAACAGATGAATCTGACCTGATGCCATACCCAATCCTAAACCTCATTGAGCGTCATGCTATCCGAGATTACAAATCGCCAGCAGAGGTGTTTTATGCCCTACGAGGAATTACAAATGATAATACACTGAAAAACTATATCCGTAAATTCTTCACATTATGGGCAAGAAATCAGTGGAAAAGAGAACGTTATGCACCCTCATTTCATCTTGACGACAAAAATCTTGACCCAAAAACATGGTGTAGATTTCCTATCTTATCATCCTCTTTTGTAGAAGAACTAAACACGTTAGATAACCTGATTTAA
- a CDS encoding OmpA family protein: MNNYFALRWVVVWFLGLVFLQTNGQTLWQKCVGGTAYETAFCFENTHDGCYLVGATTRSGDGDLAGRTSLDAAIWVQKINAKGNVIWSQILGGKGTDEIRALKVTRDGGSIIVGFSDSKDTFVPENKGKRDAYIIRLDALGNTKWAKTYGGSGNDIANAVLQLEDGGFIIGGETGSRDGDVKANKGGIDFWIFRLDKNGTLIWETTFGGVANESVSALTLTKDGNLLAAGVTDSGPNDGDVTYNNGKTDIFLAKISLTNQLIWKRFIGGNSNEELHGVVTKPDGGFMLAATTFSNAEPIKSPKGGGDIWIVSTDPNGEIEWEKTYGGSGDEGANSISATYDGNYLISGTTRSKNGDITTSKGLYDAWLFKIKPTGEFIWKQTFGGSENESFYAGYEIPSGDYVVVGMTESTNGDLTNVQKQGGGDVWVLCYRDPISPPQAISLTPTSLIGYVKDKKTKKYIYAEVALVDNRKGTKLSSTVTDTTFGIYQIILPDTNQMSISFFSPGYMFYGKNVYITDEERYAEIRLDVELEPIGIGAKLDLYNIFFDTGKADIRPESKPELDRILNFLNKNPKLRVQINGHTDDTGAPQTKMQLSLMRANAIRNYLIAAGITPNRLSTKGFGMTKPIASNIDEVGRQLNRRVEFEVTALF, from the coding sequence ATGAATAACTACTTTGCTTTAAGATGGGTTGTAGTATGGTTTTTAGGGCTTGTTTTTTTGCAAACAAACGGACAAACGTTATGGCAAAAATGTGTTGGGGGTACAGCCTATGAAACAGCCTTTTGTTTTGAAAATACCCATGACGGATGCTATTTGGTAGGAGCTACTACCCGTTCCGGCGATGGAGATTTAGCCGGACGAACCAGCCTTGACGCAGCTATCTGGGTGCAAAAAATCAATGCTAAAGGAAATGTAATCTGGAGCCAAATCTTAGGCGGCAAAGGCACCGATGAAATCAGAGCACTTAAAGTTACCCGCGATGGTGGCTCTATTATCGTCGGTTTTTCAGACTCCAAAGATACGTTTGTACCTGAAAATAAGGGAAAACGTGATGCCTACATTATTCGTTTAGATGCTCTTGGAAACACAAAATGGGCAAAAACTTATGGCGGAAGCGGAAATGATATTGCCAATGCAGTTTTGCAATTAGAAGACGGCGGCTTTATCATTGGTGGTGAAACCGGCTCAAGGGACGGAGACGTAAAAGCAAACAAAGGCGGAATAGACTTCTGGATTTTTCGATTGGATAAAAACGGTACCTTAATCTGGGAAACCACCTTTGGAGGCGTTGCCAATGAAAGTGTTTCAGCATTAACCCTCACCAAAGACGGAAATCTATTAGCTGCCGGAGTTACAGATTCCGGCCCTAATGACGGAGACGTTACCTATAACAATGGAAAAACAGATATTTTCTTGGCCAAAATATCACTTACAAACCAATTAATCTGGAAAAGGTTTATCGGAGGGAACAGCAATGAAGAACTTCACGGAGTTGTTACAAAGCCGGATGGCGGCTTCATGTTGGCCGCAACAACGTTTTCAAATGCAGAACCCATTAAATCACCCAAAGGTGGTGGCGACATATGGATTGTTTCTACCGACCCAAATGGCGAAATCGAATGGGAAAAAACCTACGGCGGAAGTGGAGACGAAGGCGCAAATAGCATATCCGCAACCTATGACGGAAACTACCTAATTAGCGGCACAACCCGCTCTAAAAACGGAGACATCACCACCAGCAAAGGACTTTATGACGCATGGCTTTTTAAAATAAAACCAACCGGAGAATTTATCTGGAAACAGACCTTTGGCGGGTCAGAAAACGAATCTTTTTATGCCGGCTATGAAATCCCCAGCGGAGATTATGTGGTTGTGGGTATGACAGAATCTACAAACGGAGACCTAACAAACGTTCAAAAACAAGGCGGCGGAGACGTATGGGTGCTCTGTTATAGAGACCCCATTTCACCCCCGCAAGCCATTTCCTTAACCCCAACATCCTTAATCGGTTATGTAAAAGATAAAAAGACCAAAAAATATATCTATGCCGAAGTTGCTCTCGTAGATAATCGAAAAGGAACAAAACTATCCAGCACCGTTACGGATACTACCTTTGGAATCTATCAAATCATCTTACCGGATACAAATCAGATGAGTATCAGCTTTTTTTCTCCCGGATATATGTTTTATGGAAAAAATGTTTACATCACAGACGAAGAAAGATATGCCGAAATCCGCTTAGATGTTGAACTTGAACCGATTGGAATAGGTGCTAAGTTAGATTTGTATAACATTTTCTTTGATACAGGGAAAGCTGATATTCGTCCGGAATCCAAACCGGAGTTAGATAGAATTTTAAACTTTCTAAATAAAAACCCGAAGTTAAGGGTGCAAATTAACGGCCATACCGATGATACCGGTGCTCCCCAAACCAAAATGCAACTTTCATTAATGCGGGCTAATGCCATTCGTAACTACCTAATAGCTGCCGGAATAACTCCTAACAGACTATCTACCAAAGGATTTGGAATGACAAAACCGATTGCCTCCAATATTGATGAAGTTGGCCGCCAACTTAACCGCCGAGTAGAGTTTGAAGTTACAGCACTATTTTAA
- a CDS encoding DUF6125 family protein, giving the protein MTVFQEITKEELRELLVSNWMTHDAMWLNYMAKEYGMEATNTINKIAARMMARVEAKRVKKLLKMENPKNLEEFKVFIINIFELTQAHFINFNFSFQEPDTIFWHIPQCFAFEGMTKTGNIAQYDCGIKYRLMGWLDELNVSFEIQPEFTGCLMYQNGNCGMTIKLNFG; this is encoded by the coding sequence ATGACTGTTTTTCAGGAAATTACCAAAGAAGAATTACGTGAATTGTTGGTTTCAAATTGGATGACCCATGATGCTATGTGGCTCAACTATATGGCAAAAGAGTATGGCATGGAAGCTACGAACACCATTAATAAGATAGCTGCCCGAATGATGGCAAGAGTGGAAGCAAAACGGGTAAAAAAACTGCTGAAAATGGAGAATCCCAAAAACTTAGAAGAATTTAAGGTATTTATTATCAATATATTTGAACTAACACAGGCACATTTTATAAATTTTAACTTTAGCTTTCAAGAGCCGGATACCATTTTTTGGCATATTCCCCAATGTTTTGCTTTTGAAGGTATGACTAAAACCGGAAATATCGCCCAATACGATTGCGGCATTAAATACCGTCTTATGGGTTGGTTAGATGAACTTAACGTGAGTTTTGAAATTCAGCCGGAATTTACCGGTTGTCTGATGTATCAAAACGGAAATTGCGGAATGACCATTAAACTGAATTTTGGCTGA
- a CDS encoding mandelate racemase/muconate lactonizing enzyme family protein, with product MQVAHIDVFSVKVPLGGQKIGFFSEPKYFEPSWIPGFRQSEMRMYVLKLTTDTGISGYSAMPAMGTERFGLGNMLGSYLFGINPLDTKLINQRIQEFSYIGMRNGWVEAAFWDIIGKVQQKPLYAVLGGSGGSVYPYASTGSTYDHSQQKIREIVKDRQDKGFRGIKLRVKSTDLNKMLDFVGAAREAAGPEMSIMVDANQGWPVDIVDETPKWTLDFALQFAKGLEQYNIKWLEEPLNKGNFAGLAELTQNTTTPIAGGEMNSTWPEFKVLFEKKCLRVFQPDAILVGGTYAGGISVTKWIIDEVKRRNAAGEKITFSPHTWTTGIGFAVGLQLVGLLNPEERSLLEYPLEGFWEPKMWASFIKNDIVTPKADGKLTIPDTPGLGIEINDAILRKFGKRIYHGDKFSIGLFTLLDRGWKQTMYLKQKKEEQLLRTAQAKFEIPSPPF from the coding sequence ATGCAAGTTGCTCACATAGACGTTTTTTCTGTAAAGGTTCCACTGGGTGGCCAAAAAATTGGTTTTTTTTCTGAGCCTAAATACTTTGAGCCGAGTTGGATTCCGGGCTTTCGCCAATCCGAGATGCGTATGTATGTTCTGAAATTGACTACGGATACCGGTATTAGTGGCTATAGTGCTATGCCCGCAATGGGTACTGAACGTTTTGGCTTAGGAAATATGTTGGGCAGTTATCTTTTTGGGATAAACCCACTTGATACTAAGCTAATTAACCAGCGCATTCAGGAATTTTCTTACATAGGTATGCGCAACGGGTGGGTTGAAGCTGCCTTCTGGGATATTATCGGTAAGGTACAGCAAAAGCCCTTGTATGCTGTCTTGGGCGGTAGCGGAGGCAGCGTTTATCCTTACGCCTCTACCGGTTCTACCTATGACCACAGCCAGCAAAAAATACGGGAAATCGTAAAAGACAGGCAAGACAAAGGATTTCGTGGCATCAAATTACGGGTAAAAAGTACCGATCTTAATAAGATGCTTGATTTTGTGGGTGCTGCCCGTGAAGCTGCCGGCCCAGAAATGAGTATTATGGTTGATGCAAATCAAGGATGGCCGGTTGATATTGTAGATGAAACCCCCAAATGGACCCTCGACTTTGCCTTGCAATTTGCAAAAGGCTTAGAACAATACAATATCAAATGGCTCGAAGAACCCTTAAACAAAGGTAATTTTGCCGGATTAGCAGAATTAACCCAAAACACTACAACACCCATTGCCGGAGGAGAAATGAACTCTACTTGGCCGGAGTTCAAAGTTTTGTTTGAAAAAAAATGCCTCCGTGTCTTTCAGCCGGATGCAATATTGGTAGGCGGAACTTACGCCGGAGGTATTTCCGTTACCAAATGGATTATTGATGAAGTAAAACGCAGAAATGCAGCCGGCGAAAAAATAACTTTCTCCCCGCATACATGGACTACCGGAATCGGATTCGCCGTTGGACTTCAATTAGTTGGCCTCCTAAACCCCGAAGAAAGGAGCTTACTTGAATACCCATTAGAAGGATTTTGGGAACCCAAAATGTGGGCTTCTTTTATCAAAAACGATATTGTAACCCCAAAAGCAGACGGTAAACTAACTATTCCCGATACTCCCGGCTTAGGTATTGAAATAAATGATGCTATATTACGTAAGTTTGGAAAAAGAATTTATCATGGTGATAAATTTAGTATTGGCTTATTCACTTTACTCGACCGAGGTTGGAAACAAACAATGTATTTAAAACAAAAAAAAGAAGAGCAGTTATTACGTACTGCACAAGCAAAATTTGAAATTCCAAGCCCCCCATTTTAA
- a CDS encoding CPBP family intramembrane metalloprotease: protein MIAKPVISYLTAPFIYIIGHLRAYWQAEKNIPFVLVWGSFVAICVAINYYFDFETNYIESIKPYWLEVLAYILMYSFAFYGGLFLYSIFYKKFSFWKDALFWVKTLFALSFFSIYVSFNTFYSWIQANFPYEIQYFLMKCAANVVRPVGAALVLLIVWIFTERSKSHFYGMSTKKIDLKPYFWILSIMLPLIVIASFTSDFQQTYPRYRPSLAEGYLGWPFWKTSIIFELCYGVDFVFIELFFRGFLMMAFARWLGIGALAAMVPMYVFIHFQKPLGETIGSFFGGWILGVMAYRTESIWGGVIAHLGVAWLMELTALAHLDL from the coding sequence GTGATTGCTAAACCGGTAATTAGCTATTTAACGGCTCCATTTATTTACATCATAGGTCATTTAAGGGCTTATTGGCAAGCGGAAAAAAATATTCCATTTGTTTTGGTATGGGGAAGTTTTGTTGCAATATGTGTTGCTATAAACTATTATTTTGATTTTGAGACAAATTACATTGAATCAATTAAGCCGTATTGGTTAGAGGTATTGGCTTATATTCTTATGTATAGCTTTGCATTTTATGGGGGGCTATTTCTATATTCAATATTTTACAAGAAATTTTCTTTTTGGAAAGACGCTCTATTTTGGGTAAAAACACTATTTGCGTTATCTTTTTTTTCGATATATGTCAGTTTCAATACATTTTACAGTTGGATACAGGCAAACTTTCCCTATGAGATACAATATTTTTTGATGAAATGCGCTGCAAACGTAGTTCGTCCGGTAGGTGCAGCCCTCGTTTTATTGATAGTATGGATATTTACAGAGCGTTCTAAGTCTCATTTTTATGGGATGAGTACTAAAAAGATTGACCTTAAACCGTATTTTTGGATTCTATCTATAATGCTTCCGCTCATTGTGATAGCTTCTTTTACATCGGACTTTCAGCAGACGTATCCACGTTATAGGCCGTCTTTGGCAGAAGGGTATTTAGGGTGGCCGTTTTGGAAAACATCCATTATTTTTGAACTTTGCTATGGCGTTGATTTTGTGTTTATTGAGCTGTTTTTCAGGGGCTTTTTGATGATGGCTTTTGCTCGTTGGTTAGGAATAGGGGCTTTAGCGGCAATGGTTCCGATGTATGTGTTTATCCATTTTCAGAAGCCATTAGGCGAAACGATAGGTTCTTTTTTTGGAGGCTGGATATTGGGCGTGATGGCTTACCGTACCGAAAGTATCTGGGGAGGCGTTATAGCGCACTTAGGAGTAGCGTGGCTTATGGAGCTAACTGCCTTAGCGCATTTAGACCTTTAA
- a CDS encoding DUF2480 family protein — METELINRVANSQLITINLEDFLSNLPVVVFDIKDQLYMGLMLKEGDFRSFLKAHDWQQYADKAVTITCTTDAIVPTWAYMLVATYLSPVAKFIYFGTEADLEQQMLKHNLDTLDIEQYRDQKVVIKGCFNKSVPVWAYVELTKRLTGVAQKIMYGEPCSTVPLYKR, encoded by the coding sequence ATGGAAACCGAGTTAATCAATAGAGTAGCTAATTCCCAGTTAATTACAATTAATCTGGAAGATTTTCTTTCCAATCTTCCGGTAGTAGTTTTTGATATTAAAGATCAATTGTATATGGGACTTATGTTGAAAGAAGGAGATTTTAGGAGCTTTTTAAAAGCACATGACTGGCAACAGTATGCTGATAAGGCCGTTACGATTACCTGTACTACAGATGCTATTGTTCCTACTTGGGCGTATATGCTTGTAGCAACGTATTTAAGTCCGGTTGCGAAGTTTATTTACTTTGGCACAGAGGCGGATTTAGAGCAACAAATGCTGAAACATAATCTTGACACCTTAGACATTGAGCAATATAGAGATCAAAAAGTGGTAATTAAAGGCTGTTTTAATAAATCAGTTCCGGTTTGGGCGTATGTTGAGCTTACTAAGCGACTTACAGGCGTTGCACAAAAAATCATGTATGGTGAACCCTGTTCTACAGTACCTCTCTATAAGCGTTAA